A region of the Streptomyces durocortorensis genome:
CGGTGGCCGAAGGTAAAGACTGAGTAATGCGTCCGATAATCCGCAGCGGAGGAATCCGGGCAAACAATGCATTCCGCGGCGGTCCGGTGAACCGTCACTTCCCTTGCGGCGCAAGGGGATCACGGCAGGGCGAGCGCATCGTCGAAAGGTGTGCGGAAAAGGTCCGGGGCGAAGTCCCCCAAGGCCCGTACGGGTGACAGGTCGTACTACTGGGCGACCCGGATCGCGACCGCCGCGGTGCCCGGTTCCTCACCCTTCGTGCGTTCCGTCCGCCAGCCCGAAGAGGCGTCCCACACCCGGTCCGCGTAGCTCACCCGCTCGATCCGCAGCGCCTCGGAGTGGGCCACGGCCCAGTGCGCCAGCTCCCACCCGCGGCGCGGTGCGGCCTTGCTCCCGGCCCGGTCCGTCGTCGCCGGGACGGGCACCGAAACGGTCGCCGAGGCGGACGCGCCCGCGGCCTTCGCGGTGGGCAGCACCTTCTTCCCGAAGGCGCGCACCAGTTCGGCCCGCACCTGCGCGGCGTCGCCCGGACCGTCCGCGGTGGCCGTCGAGGGGGTGCAGTTCAGCACGGCGGGCTTGCGCCCGGTCAGCGCGGCGGCCAGCAGCGCGGCGTCCGGCTCGTGCTTCGCGTACGCCTGCGGGAAACCGCTGCGCTGCACGCGCTGCGCGGCCACGGTCAGCGGGAGGCGCGAATAGCCCGGGACCTCGGCGAGATGCTCGTAGAACTTCCCGGCCGAGTAGACCGGGTCCATGATCTGCTCCACGGTGCCCCAGCCCTGCGAGGGCCGCTGCTGGAACAGGCCCACCGAGTCCCGGTCGCCGTAGTCGATGTTGCGGAGCGTGGACTCCTGGAGCGCGGTGGCCAGCGCGATCGTGACCGCCCGCTCCGGCATCCCCCGGGTGGTGCCGACCGCCGAGATCGTCGCCGCGTTCGCGGCCTGGGCGAGGCTCATCTCGTACCTGTGCGAGGTGCCCCCGTCCTCGTCCGTCGCCTCCACGACGCAGCGGGGCTGGTTCTTCGAGCCGGAGGAGTCGTACTGCACGGCCAGATACCCGCCCAGCGCCGCGAGCACGGCGAAGGCGGCCGCGTATCGGAGGAGGCGGCTGCGACGGCGAGGGCTGGCTGTCCTGGGCACGGGCCCACGGTACTGGAGGCCCCGGCCGGGGCCTCCACCCAAGTCCCTTAGGGTCGGGGCCATGGCCGACAGCACGCTTGACCTCACTCTGGACGGACCCGCGCTCACCGCCCGGCTCGTCGATCTCCCCTCGGTCAGCGGGGAGGAGAAGGCCCTCGCCGACGCGATCGAATCGGCTCTGCGCGCCCTGCCCCACCTGACCGTCGACCGGCACGGCAACAACGTCGTCGCCCGGACGAACCTGGGCCGCTCCGAGCGCGTCGTCCTCGCCGGGCACATCGACACCGTGCCGATCGCCGACAATGTCCCCTCGCGGCTCGACGCGGACGGCATCCTCTGGGGCTGCGGGACCTCCGACATGAAGTCCGGCGTCGCCGTCCAGCTGCGGATCGCCGCGACGGTCCCCGAGCCCAACCGCGATCTGACCTTCATCTTCTACGACAACGAAGAAGTCGCCGCCCACCTCAACGGCCTCGGCCACATCGCCGAAGCCCACCCCGACTGGCTCGCCGGAGACTTCGCGGTCCTCCTGGAGCCCTCCGACGGCGAGGTCGAGGGCGGCTGCCAGGGCACGCTCCGGGTTCACCTGCGTACGACGGGGGAGCGGGCACACTCCGCGCGCAGCTGGATGGGCTCCAACGCCGTCCACGCCGCCGCCCCGATCCTGGCGGCCCTCGCCGCGTACGAGCCCCGCCGCCCGGTCATCGACGGCCTCGAATACCACGAGGGCCTCAACGCCGTCGGCATCGAGGGCGGTGTAGCCACCAACGTCATCCCGGACGCCTGCACCGTCGTCGTCAACTACCGCTACGCCCCCGACCGCAGTGAGGAGGAGGCGATCGCCCACGTCCGCGAGGTCTTCGCGGACTGCGGCGTTGCCGAGTTCGTCATCGACGACCACTCCGGTGCGGCCATGCCCGGGCTCTCCCACCCCGCCGCCCAGGCGTTCATGACCGCGGTCGGCGGCACCGCGCGGCCCAAGTTCGGCTGGACCGACGTCTCCCGCTTCGGCGCCCTCGGCGTCCCCGCGGTGAACTACGGCCCCGGCGACCCGATGTACGCCCACAAGCGCGACGAGCACGTGGCGGTCGAGAAGATCACCCACTGCGAGGACCGCCTCCGCTCCTGGCTGACCGGCTGACCGCCGGACGCACGGCATTCCCCCGCGCGTAACCTCCGTGGATCTACGCTGGCCGGACGCAGCACGACACGTACGACCCAGCACGACGCAGGTCGGTGGAGGGAGCGGAACATGGGCAACGCCGAGGACGCACGGATTCCCGAAGGTGCGGAGGTCCCCGAGGGCGCGGTGGCCCCCGAGGAGCAGTGGCTGGGTCCGGTACTGCGCCGCAGGGAGCAGGTCCAGCCCGGCACGACCGATCAGCGGCTGCTGGACTCCGAGGGCGATTCCGAGTGGGTGCACACCGACCCCTGGCGGGTGATGCGCATCCAGTCGGAGTTCGTCGAGGGCTTCGGCGCGCTCGCCGAACTGCCGAGCGCGATCAGCGTCTTCGGCTCGGCCCGCACGCCCGCCGGGTCGCCGGACTACGAGGCCGGGGTGGCGATCGGCAAGGCCCTGGTCGACGCGGGCTTCGCGGTGATCACCGGCGGCGGCCCGGGCGCGATGGAAGCCGCCAACAAGGGCGCCCGGGAGGCCAAGGGCGTCTCGGTCGGCCTCGGCATCGAGCTGCCCTTCGAGTCGGGGCTGAACCCCCACGTCGACATCGGCGTCAACTTCCGCTACTTCTTCGTCCGCAAGACGATGTTCGTGAAGTACGCCCAGGGCTTCGTTGTCCTCCCCGGCGGCCTCGGCACTCTGGACGAGCTCTTCGAGGCGCTGACCCTCGTCCAGACCGGCAAGGTCACCCGCTTCCCGATCGTCCTCTTCGGCACCGAGTACTGGGGCGGCCTGATCGACTGGCTCCGCGACACGGTGGTCGCCCAGGGCAAGGCATCGGACAAGGACCTGATGCTCTTCCACGTGACGGACGACGTGGAGGAGGCGGTCATGCTGGTGACGAAGGAGGTCGGGCGGTGAACGGCTGAGCCCGCCCGGCAGAACGCAGGCCCGTCCGGCGATTGAGGACATCTTTCCAGCCCTCCAGCCCTCCGGCGCTTGGGGAGCGGGGCCCAGGGGCAGCGCCCCGGGCCCCGCTCATCGGGCAGGCGCCCGGCGCCAGGCCCTACGCCAGCCCCCTCCGCGCCACGGCCGGAGGCCGGTGCCCGGCAATCGACGCCACCATGTCCAGCACCTGCCGCGTCTCCGCCACCTCATGCACCCGGTACACCTGCGCCCCCAGCCACGCCGAGACCGCCGTCGTCGCCAGCGTGCCGATGACCCGCTCCTTCACCGGCCGGTCCAGCGTCTCGCCGACGAAGTCCTTGTTGGACAGGGACACCAGCACCGGCCACCCCGTCTCCGCCATCTCCCCGAGCCGCCGCGTCGCCTCCAGCGAGTGCCGGGTGTTCTTCCCGAAGTCGTGACCCGGGTCGATCATGATCCCGTCCGGCCGCACCCCGAGCTCCACCGCCCGCTCGGCAAGCCCCACGGTCACCCGCAGGATGTCCGCCATCACATCGTCGTACGCGATCCGGTGCGGCCGGGTCCGCGGCTCCGCGCCGCCCGCGTGCGTGCACACCAGCCCCGCCCCGTACCGCGCCGCGACCTCCGCGAGCTTCGGGTCCACCCCGCCCCACGCGTCGTTCAGCACGTCCGCCCCGGCCTCGCAGACCGCCTCGCCCACCTCGTGCCGCCAGGTGTCGACGCTGATCACCACGTCCGGGTGGCGGCGGCGGACCTCGGCGACGAACCCCACCGTGCGGCGCGCCTCCTCCTCCGCGTTCACCTCCTCGCCGGGACCCGCCTTCACACCGCCGATGTCGATGATCGCGGCGCCCTCGGCCACCGCCTGCTCGACCCGGGCGAGCGCGGGCTCGTCCTGGAACGTGGCGCCCTGGTCGTAGAAGGAGTCCGGGGTCCGGTTCACGATCGCCATGATCACCGGCTCGTGCGGACCGAATTCCCGCCGCCCCAGCCTGAGTGCACCGCTTCGCATCCCCTGTTTCCTCCTCAGTAGCCCGCCTGCGACCCTAACGGTCGGCCCGACCGGTCAGTGCCGCATGCTGTCAGTGCCTCGTGGCACGATCGGTGCCGGACGAGGTTTCCGCCCCCGGGGAGATACGCGTGTTCTGGTTCTTGCTGCTCACGATGGTCGTGGTCGTCACGGCGGTCACCCTCGCGGTGGTCGGCGGCGGCGGGAGCCCGGTGCTCCAGGACGTGGAGCCCGAGCGGTTCACCGATCCGCTGCCCACGACCCGCCCGGTAGGCCGGGCCGACGTCGAGGGGCTGCGCCTCCCGATGGCCGCGCGCGGCTATCGCATGGCGGACGTCGACGAGGCGCTGTCCCGGCTCGGCGCCGAGCTGGCCGAGCGGGACTCCCGGATCGCGGAGCTGGAATCCGCCCTGGCCGGTGTGCAGGCGGCCGCGGTGTCGACGGGCACCGACCTGTTCAAGCAGCCGGGAGACCGGCCCGCCGAGCCGCGCGGCCGGGAGAACGGCGGCGCGGACCCGGCCGAGAGGGACGAGCGATGAGCGGCGGAGCCGTGACGGCCCCCGACGGAGGCCTGCGCTGCCCGTGGGGCCTGTCCGCCGAGGACTACCTCGACTACCACGACACCGAGTGGGGCCGCCCGGTCCACGGCGACGACGCCCTGTTCGAGCGGCTCTGCCTGGAGGCCTTCCAGTCCGGGCTGTCCTGGATCACGATCCTGCGCCGCCGCGAGACCTTCCGTGCCGCCTTCGAGGGATTCCGGATCGGGGCGGTCGCGAAGTTCACCGACGCCGACCGGGAGCGGCTTCTCGCCGACCCGGGGATCATCCGCAACCGGGCCAAGGTCGACGCGACCCTCGCCAATGCGAAGGTGCTCGCCGACTGGCCGGCCGGGGAGCTGGACGAGCTGATCTGGTCCTACGCCCCCGACCCGGCCGGCCGGCCCGCCCCGCGCACGCTGTCGGACGTGCCGGCCGTCACCCCCGAGTCCACCGCGCTGGCCAAGGCGCTGAAGAAGCGCTCGATCCGCTTCGTCGGCCCCACCACCGCCTACGCCCTGATGCAGGCGTGCGGACTGGTCGACGACCACCTCGCGGACTGCGTGGCGCGCGGCGGCGGCAGCACGGCTCGCTGAAGGGTTACCGACCCCCGGGGCGGAAGGGGCTACTTCCCGAGGTAGACCGGCTTCTCCTTGGCGAGGAACGCCTCGACCGCGATGGTGTGGTCCGCCGACGCGCCCGCCCGGGTCTGGAGTACGTCCTCCTTCTCCAGCGCCTCGGCGAGCGTGTGCCCCGCGCCGTAGGCCATCGACTCCTTCAGCGCCGCGTACGCCACCGTGGGCCCGTCGGCCAGGGTTCGGGCCACCGAGGCGGCCTGCTCGGCCAGCTCGGCTGCCGGGACAACGCGGTTGACGATGCCCAGCTCGTACGCGTCCTGGGCGGAGATCGAACGCGGGAAGAACAGCAGGTCGGCGGCGCGGCTCTGCCCGATCAGCCGGGGCAGCGTCCAGGACACGCCGGAGTCGGCGGTCAGCGCGACGCCCGCGAACGAGGTGTTGAAGGAGGCGGTGTCGGCCACCACCCGGTAGTCGGCCGCCAGAGCGAAACCGAACCCGGCCCCGGCCGCGACGCCGTTCACCCCGGCGACGACCGGCTTCGGCATCTCGGTGATCGCCCGCACGATCGGGTTGTAGTGCTCCCGTACCGTGCTCAGCGCGTTCCCGCTGCCCGACTCACGGGTCGCCGCGAGCGAGGCGACGTGCTCCTTGAGGTCCTGGCCGACGCAGAAGGCGCGCCCGGTGGCCGTGAGCAGAACGGCCCGGACGTCCGCGTCCGCCGACGCCTCCACCAGCGCGTCCCGGAGCGCGACCTTCGCCGCGGTGTTCATCGCGTTCATCGCGTCGGGTCGGTTGATCGTGATCGTCGCGAGCCCCTCGCTCACGTCGTACAGAACGGTGTTCGCCTGCTCGTCGGCCATTCCGGTATCCCCTCACTGCTCGGGCATCGTTGCCACTGGAGGCAAGCATGGCCGACGCCGACCGGGGCAGAGATGTGACCTGCGTCTAACAATTGGCTCTCACCTGGGAGGCCGGGGCGGCGCAGTATCGCAGCCGGATCGCCGAATTGGGGGGTTTTGCGAGAGCGCGTTGCGCAAGCGATGCGGACCGATGTTGGTCATCGGGGTCCCTGATGCGGGATAATGGCGAAGAAGCAATGTGTTCGATGCCGGTGAGGCAGCGCCTGTCATGGGGCCGCCGGTTGCGATGAGCTGGTTTCAGGAAGGGGAACGAGCATGGCGGCCATGAAGCCGCGGACGGGCGACGGCCCGCTCGAGGTGACAAAGGAGGGGCGGGGCATCGTCATGCGCGTTCCGCTCGAAGGCGGCGGTCGGCTTGTTGTCGAGCTGACTCCGGACGAGGCCGATGCCCTCGGCGACGCGCTGAAGAAGGTCGTCGGCTGACGCGGAACGCCCATCACCTTCACCGCTGCCCCGGTACGGCATCCACGGATGCCGTACCGGGGCAGCGGTGCGTTCCGGGGCCGTACGGGAACACCGGGGAACGACAGGGAACACCCGGGCGTACGGGGTCAGCCGCGCCGGACCGCGCAGAGCAGGCCGTCGCCGACCGGCAGCAGGGTCGACATCAGCTCCTGGCTCTCCCGCACCGCCCGCAGCAGGTCCCGCAGCCGCAGCACTTCGGCGGGCTGGGCGGCGGAGTCGACCGTGCGGCCGTCCGCGAAGACGCCCTCGAAACAGACCAGGCCGCCGGGCCGCAGCAGGCGCAACGATTCAGCGAGCACGTCGAGGCTCTCCAGCCGGTCGCCGTCGCAGAAGACGAGGTCGTAACCGCCGTCCGCGAGCCGGGGCAGGACGTCCAGGGCGCGGCCGGGGATGAACCGGGCCCGGTTGGTGGCGAAGCCCGCCTCGCGGAACGCCTCCCGGGCGAACTGCTGGCGCTCGGGCTCGGGGTCCACCGTGGTCAGGACGCCGTCCGGCCGCATGCCGTGCAGCAGATAGATGCCGGACACACCCGTGCCCGTGCCGATCTCCGCCACCGCCTTGGCGTCCGCGGCGGCGGCCAGCAGGCGCAGCGCGGCGCCGGTGCCCGGTGACACCGAGCGGAGCCCCAGCTCGCGGGCCCGTTCCCGGGCCCGGTGCAGGGCTTCGTCCTCGGCGACAAAGGCGTCGGCGAACGCCCAGCTCGTCTGCCGGTTGGCGGTAATGACCCTCTCCTGTCCCCGTAGTTGGCGCAACGGTGACTGTATCCGCTGGACCCGGGAACCCGCAGATGGGACCGGGCGTTGTGCAAGGAGTGGGGAAAGCGCAGCGACCCGGCCCGCGGATCGGACCGGTGAGCTGCGGGGAAGTTCCGGGCCCTGCCCGGCCCCAACAGGGAAAAGGCTTATCCGGAGCTAACGGGCGAGGTGGCTATGGTAGGGGCTCCACTGGACACCACCAGAGCCGATAGGGGAGGTGCGGCTGCGCCTGTGGATCGGGGAGGGGTGCTGAGGCGCCTTCTCAGGTCGGCCGGTGAGCCGAAATCCGTGACCAACATTGCTGACCGTTCTTCCGAAGACTCCGCACCGACCGCGACCTTCGCCTCTGATGCGGATTCTCAGGCGTGGACCCCGCCCTCATGGGAAGAGATCGTCAGCACGCACAGCGGTCGCGTGTACCGCCTCGCCTACCGGCTGACAGGAAACCAGCACGACGCCGAGGACCTCACCCAGGAGGTCTTCGTCCGCGTGTTCCGCTCGTTGTCGACGTACACCCCGGGCACCTTCGAGGGCTGGCTGCACCGCATCACGACCAATCTCTTCCTCGACATGGTCCGCCGCAAGCAGCGCATCCGGTTCGACTCGCTGGGCGACGACGCGGCCGAGCGGCTGCCGAGCCGTGAGCCGTCCCCGCAGCAGGTCTTCAACGACACCCACTTCGACGCCGATGTGCAGCAGGCGCTGGACACCCTCGCGCCCGAATTCCGCGCGGCCGTGGTCCTCTGCGACATCGAGGGCCTCAGCTACGAGGAGATCGCCGCGACCCTCGGGGTGAAGCTCGGCACCGTCCGCAGCCGCATCCACCGGGGCCGCTCGCATCTGCGCAAGGCCCTCAAGCACCGTTCGCCCGAGGCCCGCGCCGAGCAGCGCTCCCTGGCGGACGCGGTCCTGGCGGGGGAGGGCGGAACGGCGTGAGTGGTACAGGTCCGACCCCTGCCGAAGCGCACCTGGGGGACCGGCTCGCCGCGCTGGTCGACGGCGAGCTGAATCATGACGCCCGCGAGCGGGTCCTGGCC
Encoded here:
- a CDS encoding O-methyltransferase — translated: MRQLRGQERVITANRQTSWAFADAFVAEDEALHRARERARELGLRSVSPGTGAALRLLAAAADAKAVAEIGTGTGVSGIYLLHGMRPDGVLTTVDPEPERQQFAREAFREAGFATNRARFIPGRALDVLPRLADGGYDLVFCDGDRLESLDVLAESLRLLRPGGLVCFEGVFADGRTVDSAAQPAEVLRLRDLLRAVRESQELMSTLLPVGDGLLCAVRRG
- the dapE gene encoding succinyl-diaminopimelate desuccinylase, whose product is MADSTLDLTLDGPALTARLVDLPSVSGEEKALADAIESALRALPHLTVDRHGNNVVARTNLGRSERVVLAGHIDTVPIADNVPSRLDADGILWGCGTSDMKSGVAVQLRIAATVPEPNRDLTFIFYDNEEVAAHLNGLGHIAEAHPDWLAGDFAVLLEPSDGEVEGGCQGTLRVHLRTTGERAHSARSWMGSNAVHAAAPILAALAAYEPRRPVIDGLEYHEGLNAVGIEGGVATNVIPDACTVVVNYRYAPDRSEEEAIAHVREVFADCGVAEFVIDDHSGAAMPGLSHPAAQAFMTAVGGTARPKFGWTDVSRFGALGVPAVNYGPGDPMYAHKRDEHVAVEKITHCEDRLRSWLTG
- the folP gene encoding dihydropteroate synthase, with amino-acid sequence MRSGALRLGRREFGPHEPVIMAIVNRTPDSFYDQGATFQDEPALARVEQAVAEGAAIIDIGGVKAGPGEEVNAEEEARRTVGFVAEVRRRHPDVVISVDTWRHEVGEAVCEAGADVLNDAWGGVDPKLAEVAARYGAGLVCTHAGGAEPRTRPHRIAYDDVMADILRVTVGLAERAVELGVRPDGIMIDPGHDFGKNTRHSLEATRRLGEMAETGWPVLVSLSNKDFVGETLDRPVKERVIGTLATTAVSAWLGAQVYRVHEVAETRQVLDMVASIAGHRPPAVARRGLA
- a CDS encoding cell division protein DivIVA, producing MFWFLLLTMVVVVTAVTLAVVGGGGSPVLQDVEPERFTDPLPTTRPVGRADVEGLRLPMAARGYRMADVDEALSRLGAELAERDSRIAELESALAGVQAAAVSTGTDLFKQPGDRPAEPRGRENGGADPAERDER
- the chcB gene encoding 2-cyclohexenylcarbonyl CoA isomerase is translated as MADEQANTVLYDVSEGLATITINRPDAMNAMNTAAKVALRDALVEASADADVRAVLLTATGRAFCVGQDLKEHVASLAATRESGSGNALSTVREHYNPIVRAITEMPKPVVAGVNGVAAGAGFGFALAADYRVVADTASFNTSFAGVALTADSGVSWTLPRLIGQSRAADLLFFPRSISAQDAYELGIVNRVVPAAELAEQAASVARTLADGPTVAYAALKESMAYGAGHTLAEALEKEDVLQTRAGASADHTIAVEAFLAKEKPVYLGK
- a CDS encoding DUF3117 domain-containing protein, translated to MAAMKPRTGDGPLEVTKEGRGIVMRVPLEGGGRLVVELTPDEADALGDALKKVVG
- the sigE gene encoding RNA polymerase sigma factor SigE; this translates as MVGAPLDTTRADRGGAAAPVDRGGVLRRLLRSAGEPKSVTNIADRSSEDSAPTATFASDADSQAWTPPSWEEIVSTHSGRVYRLAYRLTGNQHDAEDLTQEVFVRVFRSLSTYTPGTFEGWLHRITTNLFLDMVRRKQRIRFDSLGDDAAERLPSREPSPQQVFNDTHFDADVQQALDTLAPEFRAAVVLCDIEGLSYEEIAATLGVKLGTVRSRIHRGRSHLRKALKHRSPEARAEQRSLADAVLAGEGGTA
- a CDS encoding DNA-3-methyladenine glycosylase I; the encoded protein is MSGGAVTAPDGGLRCPWGLSAEDYLDYHDTEWGRPVHGDDALFERLCLEAFQSGLSWITILRRRETFRAAFEGFRIGAVAKFTDADRERLLADPGIIRNRAKVDATLANAKVLADWPAGELDELIWSYAPDPAGRPAPRTLSDVPAVTPESTALAKALKKRSIRFVGPTTAYALMQACGLVDDHLADCVARGGGSTAR
- a CDS encoding LOG family protein gives rise to the protein MGNAEDARIPEGAEVPEGAVAPEEQWLGPVLRRREQVQPGTTDQRLLDSEGDSEWVHTDPWRVMRIQSEFVEGFGALAELPSAISVFGSARTPAGSPDYEAGVAIGKALVDAGFAVITGGGPGAMEAANKGAREAKGVSVGLGIELPFESGLNPHVDIGVNFRYFFVRKTMFVKYAQGFVVLPGGLGTLDELFEALTLVQTGKVTRFPIVLFGTEYWGGLIDWLRDTVVAQGKASDKDLMLFHVTDDVEEAVMLVTKEVGR